One window from the genome of Oryctolagus cuniculus chromosome 1, mOryCun1.1, whole genome shotgun sequence encodes:
- the CAVIN4 gene encoding caveolae-associated protein 4: MEHNGSASNADKIHQNRLSSVSEDEDQDAALTIVTVLDKVASIVDSVQASQKRIEERHRDMENAIKSVQIDLLKFSQSHSNTGYIINKLFEKTRKVSAHIKDVKARVEKQQVHVTKVEAKQEEIMKKNKFRVVIFQEKTRCPTSLSIVKDTNLSENQEVEDDVFDPPIELSSDEEYYVEESRSARLRKSGKERIDNIKKAFSKENMQKTRQNFDKKVNRIRTRIVTPERRERLRQSGERLRQSGERLRQSGERFKKSISNAAPSKEAFKMRSLRKAKDPALAESREDGRELGVDILSRSGTLSPIRELYSDELSEAEQEAARAGSPPREGGETPTPEPLKVTFKPQVRVEDDESLLLDLKQSS; the protein is encoded by the exons ATGGAGCATAATGGGTCTGCTTCAAATGCTGATAAAATCCACCAGAATCGCCTATCAAGTGTCTCAGAGGATGAAGACCAAGATGCCGCGCTTACCATTGTGACTGTGTTGGACAAGGTAGCCTCCATCGTGGACAGTGTGCAGGCAAGCCAGAAGAGAAtagaggagagacacagggacatGGAAAATGCCATAAAATCTGTCCAGATCGACCTGCTGAAGTTTTCACAGTCACATAGCAATACGGGCTATATCATTAACAAGTTGTTTGAGAAAACCCGCAAAGTTAGTGCTCACATTAAAGATGTGAAGGCCCGGGTGGAGAAGCAACAGGTTCATGTTACAAAAGTTGAAGCCAAGCAAGaggaaataatgaagaaaaacaaattccGCGTGGTAATATTCCAG GAGAAGACACGGTGTCCAACTTCCTTGTCGATCGTTAAAGACACAAACCTGTCCGAGAATCAGGAGGTGGAGGACGACGTCTTTGATCCCCCAATAGAGCTCTCTTCGGATGAAGAATATTATGTTGAAGAAAGCAGATCTGCCAGGCTTAGGAAGTCAGGCAAGGAGCGCATTGATAATATCAAAAAggcattttccaaagaaaacatgCAGAAGACACGGCAGAATTTTGACAAGAAAGTGAATAGAATTAGAACTAGAATAGTGAcgccagagaggagagagaggctgaggcagtccggagagaggctgaggcagtccggggagaggctgaggcagtctggggagagatttaaaaaatctatttctaatgcagctccctCAAAGGAAGCTTTTAAGATGCGTAGCCTTAGGAAAGCTAAGGACCCAGCTTTGGCGGAAAGTCGGGAAGACGGCAGGGAGCTGGGCGTGGACATCCTCTCGAGGAGCGGGACTCTCAGCCCCATCCGGGAGCTGTACAGTGATGAGCTCAGTGAAGCAGAGCAGgaggcggccagggctgggtccccTCCCCGTGAAGGAGGGGAGACCCCAACCCCCGAGCCTTTAAAGGTTACTTTTAAACCTCAGGTCAGAGTAGAGGATGATGAATCTCTTTTGTTGGATTTAAAGCAGTCATCTTAA